A segment of the Populus nigra chromosome 12, ddPopNigr1.1, whole genome shotgun sequence genome:
tgttttttcattttagttgctTTTGGTCAAATTACTCGAGTCACGGGTTTAAAAGGTAGGGAtttcttttgcatattttttattttttttattcgacattgttttttttatttaaaagaaaaacacttttgcaTTAGCTTAAcatcatgatttttctttattttattttctgtcaagttatcctgatctcataacCTAACCCAcgggtttgacaggttgacTCGAGTAaactcaagtctttttttttgtttataattgctatttttttaattcttttatatgttaagttttgttttattaattttattcttcaatatttaatttgttaaaaattgaCCTTCaaggttttttcattttagttgctTTTGATCAAATTACTTGCATTATAAgcttaaaagataattttttttatttttatcattcaacattcttttttaatatttttgtgttaacttaatattttttcctcattttttttatcccacttAGCAGAGAGAGGGACTCGTAGATAGTGTTTGAACtcaaaatttatacaaaataattttttgtttaatcttaACTCAAAACTCAAGCAACTTGTATGAACtcaaaatttatacaaaatcaaattatatattgaattgataatttattataatttttatatttgaaataaaatattaaattattgaattgaattcagttaataatttattatgatttttatatttgaaataaaatacttaTTGTAATTTGTGATTTATAGACAATAATATCCTCATGGTACGATaaaatagtttcaaaaaaaatttattgatactTTTTTGATAGTGAGGATTCTTCGGGTGGCTAGGTTTTTTGAATAGTTTAGAATCTACTATAAATACATATCTTGtaactttattttgataaataaacaataaaaaaatactcacTTGTGTGAATACAAGTacattttcaaaccaatcttgtgttctttataatttatctcTTCATTAATAGTAGCTTCATGTTTTTTCACAACAATATCACAactataaaattgaatttaattatactgtttgaaattttttaaaaattaaatagaattagcAATCttgattactttatttttaatttaaaaattatttttattttaaaaaaaatttattttcattacaagcacctttatatttatttaaaatgacatGGAATAGAGGCATTTTAAAGAAGGTATAAATAGGCCTatctcatattaattttttattaaatttgttgaaaaaaaaactgaaaaaacatgtatttactaaaaataaaaaactttttaatcaaaactttttaaaatattaaaaaatgtttttttagaaatattccaataaaaattaatgagttTTCACTCAAACCAAACCAACAAGAATCTACCTTGTCCccgatttcttttctttaaactcCCAAAACAAATCAACCATGATATTGCTAACAATCTTTCATCTCCCTTTGTGTTCTTTTTATTGTATTGGATTCTTAATTGGttcatttacattaaaaaaatgtttgagagtattaatttttaaaatatttttttaaaatatataaaaataatatatatattttttattttttcaaaaatatttatatcattagcaataagaaaaacttaatttaaataaataaaattaaaattttttaaaacataagaacaaattaaaatctaaatctCCAGTTATATTCTCTACCGAGATACTaaacaacataataataaaattcaaaactttctATCTTTTTCTTGAATATCAAAAGGGAGCCAGAAGGAACCACCAACTTGTTGGAAGCTTTTGACAATCTTGCCAATTTTCTTTCCCACTTCAGGCAATTTCTTGGGCTCAAAAAACAAAGCAGCCACTCCAGAAATGACAACTAGTTTAGGCACTCCTAGACCAAACAAAGCATTGCAAGTTAGAACTTGTTTAACCCTCGAATTTCTACTCGTGTGTTTTCCCAAGAACTAGAGAATTACAGGAGCTGGTTTAGTCGAAGAAAACAATGGTGTTAAAAAAAGTGGAGTTCGAAGATGGGACGAGAGAAAGAAGATGGGGGAGTTTTGGAAGAGATAGAGCTATTTTTGGAAGGAAAGGGAGAGGTgaatatttttggaatattatcttcaatgataattttaatagtaTTTGACAGGGGTTATACGAGAAGCATGCAAACCcttgatttctttctcttttctctttgttgGGTCGATGTTTGATTTTCAATCAACAtcttatctttctttctttttgattggCTGGCTTAATCTGTCATTGATTTTGGAAATGTTAATATTGGGATCTTCTGAACCCATCTGCTAGAATTGATATGATGGGAATGTGGAGGTGGAATCCATGTTGTATGGGATAAAAGCTACTAGACACACAGCGAGAAGTTGTTCTGCTTGATGAGTTCGTACGTTAATTCCAAACAATTGAAGCACATTGGTAAAAGATATTTATCAAGTCATTGTTTCTGATTTCTTATGGAGTTTTTGTACTTTGCAGAAATCATTTGGAGAAACTATTAGGCCGACAAGGTATTTTCTTCCATGACTTGACACAAGGTACTCACAGAACCTTAACGTGTTGCTACTTGAATGTTTTTGTGCTGTAAACTTGTGATCCATGATGCTCCTTTTCTTGTTCTATGTGTATGTTATTAACAATCTAAGCGTCGGATAAAATCACTAGTTTCTTTTATAATGTATACTAACGATAAAATCATCGGAAGAGCTACGAATTTGGATTGGGATTTTTCATTTCTCAAAACTCCAACATGTGCCTTCTTTTGGTACTTCGATTATGTGCGCTTCAAgcttgaaaaataatcataaatgaCTATGACATCTGTCTATAATTAAAAGCTAGTAGAGATGCTTCATCTCTGACTCTATCAGTAgtattagaattttagttttgcaAAAGGgatgaaatgaaatttaataagaCGGATCTACAAGATTGTGATTGCATTTCAATGAACACTATTTGTTTGAGTTTATGTGCTATCAATTTGAAAGTATATGAGGAAAAAAACATCCTATTATCCTTGCGGTTCTAATAGTTTAAAGGATAAACTATTATCGGTGTTGAAAATAACATGAACTTATAAATGCTGGTGTCATCTGGCACCTTCCCATGAGGAAATTTTTTGCAGTTCTTATGTtggaaaatttttaaatgaccGGGGCTTGTGCAATTCAAGTGCAAGCACTCaatcattgaaaagaaatatgaaataaatttatactATAACATAAAGACAGCTACTATATTTCtccatgttttattttactCGAAATAACAGAGCAATTCAATGGCATTAATTAAGGCCAGAACTATTATCCAACTCTTCAAAGTTTCACTTTCTTACAAATTTTTAAACTCGTTGTAGTAATCTTCTTCATTTAGGGATTTTTCATGTTTGACTGCTTAGAATAGAGATTCACTGAATATAGATGCATAATTTTAAGTTCTAGGATGAGTTGGGCCAGTCTGGGATAACCTTGATTTATGAAAAACTTATCTTGCTGATGCCAAACGAGATAAGTTCTAAGCTGTTCCTTTATCCGTGAACTTTCCTTTTGTTGTTTACTTTAGTAGGCTCATTGGATTTTAGCCCCATTTCTATTCAAATTACTAACACTCGAATACTTCGCTGTGCaattttagggttttctttAATTACAAATTTCCATTCTGTGTACTGCTATAATGATAAGATTTACTCGTTTTTCCGTAACTGCTGAGAAAATATATGGAAGGATATTGAGGTTACCATTTACAAAATAGTATGGTTGTGTACTAGATGGGGGCCACACGCCTATAAATCAACGTGATTCTCCTCACCATTTCTCAATCCCATTGAAGGAAAACCACTCTCCATTGTGTATAAATTTCTGAAGTGTCGATCTAGTGCCTCCAAGGCTGTCAGTGAAGTTCAAACCTTGTGTGTTGTTGAGACTCTGCTTATTATGTTGTCCCGTGGTGATAGCCATTCCTCTCTTTGTCATCTCTGTGTTGAGGCAGCTATGAAAAAGCTAGCTGACCCTGGGAACACAGACTTTGACAAGCACTTGGCTGAACACAAGGCCACTCTGGATAAGCTTAACAAACAGTATTTTGATAACCTCAAAGAATTGGATGCCCTAAAGCGGCGAGGGAAGGAACTTGATGAGCTGGAGAAGGTGGCCCGTAGCAAGTCTTTGTTTGGTGCGCCAATTAATGAACTCAGCTTTCACGAGTTGGAAATGCTACGGAAGTCCTTGGAAGAAATTAAGGAAAACATATTGAAGCAAATTGAGAAGATTTCTGCGGACAATGAAAATCCAACCTCATCCTCCTCTGCGAATATCGCTGGAGTCATCAATCCTTCTGTGAGTAGCACTGCCAGGGGTTCTTCCTCTGCTGATGTCAATGACCATGATGATGGCCATGGACATTAACCGTCTTAAATCTGAGACTAGGAAATAAAATGGATTTGCTATCATCCTGTTTCTCTTTTGAGTTTCATATGTATGTTAGTAGTCGCTCTCTTTTCAGTGGACAGCAGTGTGTGAATGTCAGAGACATCAAATGTCTGCAGATGTGCACTTTGAATAAATATTAGATGAACTGGTCGTTTGTAGTCTTATTTCTTTTTGATATGATGCTGGATTACTTGTCATAAATGAACTCATCCTATAGTGTTTGCTTTGATTGAAGAATAAATGTTCAGGTTGTTTTGGGAGAATGTTTGTGGATGAGGGGAGCTAATAATCATTGATTGAGGCACAGGCTGTTGTCCTCTTGGTAGTGAGCAGATGTGAGAAATTTAATGCTTGTCATATCTGATATGAGTGCAAATTAGGCACCACTGATTGTGCTTTATAGCTCTATCAATTCAACTGACTCTGTTGCTATGATCACACAAATTGGTAATAGAGAGGTCAATTTGGTTTATGAAATGGAGAATGGTGAACACTTTGCACTGGAGTAATTCAAATACAAACTGATAGTGTGgtgatttaattggattttatttggGTATACATGCACGATCCCAGTTTCTAATTCAGAGCTTTTTAGCACTAGTAATATGAGAGAGGGAGAGTCAACTATTTAGCAGTTCTTAGTTTTTATCTTATCGGTGAATGTATGCAGTTATGCTAGCATCTTTTATTGCAGATGCATAGGCTGTGTTAATATATATTCCATTCCTGAATCTGCTTGCATTCTCAGAAGGTTCTCTGTTGCAAATGATTCTTACTTAGAATACCAGTTTACAACATGAAATATAAGTTGATGTTGATTTATTTGCCAACATTTCATGCATGCATTGTGACTGTTTGTATACTTTcatacttttcttttctgctCATAATTCTATTATATTAAAGATTTTTCTGTGTTTGCTTTTTCTTCCATTGAGAAAAAACCACACCGAATAACCTTCAGGTTTAGAAATCTTAACCAACTTTATTTAAGCCACTCTACAGACTTAATTTTGTCTGAATAAATTACTCTTCTTATGATAAATCACTGTATGaactaaatttctctttcaTGATGATATCTCTAGTATCTAGTGCATACATGTGCATCTGATTGAAGCTCCTTAGAGAAGTTGCTTTCTCTGGTCCACCACCCCTTGAGGAGACTTGTTGGCATTTTTGGTTATCTGTAGCTAGTGGtgaagttttattttcaattataaaccAGAATGCCACTCTTCCGTCAATGGTTACCATTGCTGGTTATCTGCAGTTTTATGCATTATTTCCCCACACTAACTGCTTGCTTCTCCCATTTAAAAAGCTCTAGTCTGTTCTGCTATAATTAATTTCTATCCTCCATTTGGTTGTGGCGATGATTGATTTTTTCTGTATTTCATGCACTTAAGGCTTGCTATGTTTCATTTTATACGATATCTCAATTCTATAAATCTATGCTAGTGATGACAAATCTCATACTTATTTGAAAGGATAGAAATTTATTTCAGAAATTAAGTGTATAAAGAAGGCAAGTATAATTGAGTTTCAGTTCTAATTGAGAGCATAGAGGTGATAGAGTAGACCGAAGGcataatcaaattaattgaatCAAGCTCTTATGTACATACATAATAAAGTACGGGTACTTTCTAACTTcttcaattatgtttttttccctGCATGGTATCCCTTGTAACGAAAGTGGATGGCAAATGTTGTTGCTTTGGCTTTCTATTTTTCTGTGCCCGGCCTATATGCAGGATATAACTGTAAATACATTTAGAAGACAGAACACAAAGATTGAGGAACAGCACAGAATACTAGTTACACTGCATGATCATGGATCCAAAAAAGGTAAACATGGAAGAAGATAATTCATCAAGGTAAGTAGTCGATATTTTGTTTTCACTGAAGAAATTAATGGTGAAAGTTTATTTGGTGTTTTCAGTTTATTGTAGATTTCCTTATGGAGCTTGTCAGTTTTAACTATGGTGCTTTGTTGCACTACACCTAAGCTCATTGTTCTTTCGCATGCCTTCTGTTACCTAACTCAGCTTTTATTCAGTTCTATGCATGTTTGttgatgtttttctttctgAATTGAGGGGCAGGGCAAGTGTTGAGAAATGTAGCCTGTAAATTGCAAGCAATGACTATTACAAACCAGCACCATTTTTGTAGCTATGGCAAAAAAGGgagcttattattattttttctttcataatcaTGTAGCCATCTTTCTTATCACCTTTACTTTTCCTTTTATGTAGGAAACATAGAAAACTGCTTAATGTAGGAAACATAGAAAACTGCTTAATGTATTTAGCTTCCAAATCTAGTTTCATAGTATTTCTCATATATTGTGCCTGTGTTGGTCTGACTGAGCAATGAATACTGTGATGGGGACATCGAACCGGAAACATTGGTTATGCGCGCGTATAATTATAGACGATGGAGGATAGCCCAAACCATTGAGAAATTGGACTTTAGCTTATGTTTTGGGCTTAATTCATATGGacttttagttaaggtttatgaatttggttttatttgttgggttggatttaattattgttggatattttatttaatgggtCATAAGCCCAATTGCTTattctagttagggttttagtaTAAATACCCTACTTTTCTAAATGTAAGGACAACtattgatgattaatgaaaattgcAGATTTTTGCATCTCCctactctcctctcctctcttctctggctctcttcttctcctcttcttcctctaggcttctttcttttcccggctttaatttttttgcttgttgTCCCGCGtcaaatttggtatcagagcatggcttttaattgttcttacaaTTAAACGATCTACACATTTATGTGAAACCCTACtcttctggaaaaaaaaaaaaaaaaaaccctactatTCTGATTACAAGAATCTACTGTTCACTATTCACTGTTCAAATCACTGTTCATCATCCACTGTAATCGGGTTTCCAGCAGCGGCGCCACTGCCATCTACGGCGTCTCAGCTAGTCACAGCGGCAGACCCACCACTGAGAAGACCTGCAAATCAGTCCACCGATCCACGCCGATTTGCTACCTCCGACACAGACCAGCGGCAACCACCAGATTGACACCGCAAGAGACATCAGTGGATCTCCGGCTTCAGCAGCACAAAACCACCAGCAACAGCTACCCACAACACCCATCACAACGGATCCACGCATCAACCAGTTTCATCCTCACCAGAGAGCAGTTTAGGCATCCCCAATAGCCACCAAAACCGAGATCAGATCATCGTCACTGTTCATCGTCACTGTCTTCGTCGACTCCTTAGCAGCGGCGTCCCAGGCAAGCAACCCCAGAAGCGACACCGGATCAACAGCCTCGCCCAGAAGCGACACCAGACACCTCCACCTCTCCCCCTCGCGCCGCTGGCCCAAGCAGGAGCACGGAGTGAGCCATCGCCGACAGCGGCGGCAACGGGTCACAGAAGCTAGggaagcaagaaagaaagaagaaacaaaaaaaccccAGCTGAGAATATAATTAACCCTGCCATGTCATCTGCCACGTCAACCTCCTGGAGCCACGTCATCCGACACGTCATCGCCACACCAGTCAAGGGCTGCTCCACCAGCTGCCACATCGTCAGTTTCTGTCATATCAGCTGCCATGTCCTTGTCTGCCCATTGCTGCCACATGTCTGCCATGTCATTATCTTCGCCACATAATCAACATCAAATTCCAGCATACTCCTCCAAAGCAGTCAAGTCAGTAAATTACTTtacttttgatttgttgattttactttagGTATTGCACTTGGTAGTCAAAGTTGTCGTTAATATTACTTTTgtgcctaaaaaaaaaaaaatatcacaccTTGCATTTTTATCTGTTCACTCTTACTTAaccattttcttctttgataTTTAGCAACTAGTTGTTGAGCCCGTTGAAGTTAGTAAAAATTGTTAccattatttgattaatcatttacaCTTAAAAGGTCTAGCATTGCTTGCTTATAATTTTCCTGGCATAATCTGTTCTTGATTaatcttcacaaaaaaaaaaattagctttatttttgtattgtgatttTACATGCAAGAACCATTTGTGATCTCAATTCCATTTATAAGTTAgtgttgcatgcatttatgTCATGATCATTTAGTGTCCAAGTTTAAGTTTACACTTGCTGTAGACTCAACCTTAGTGATAGTCTCGACGACCATGTAAAGGGAACTGCAAGCTTAGGTGATCAACATGTTTAAGAGAATTGAACCCCAAGAGAGTTTTCGAATAAGGCACTCAAAGACTAATGAATATCACAAGAACAATCATTATGGACAAGTTCACTCTGAGCGCCACCAATATGACTATCATTTAGGTTATTCTAAATACGATGACTTTGATGAGCGAGTCTTAAGTCCTAACAAAATAGAAGCTCCCACTTTTGACGGTCGTCATGACCTTTGGATATTTGATATGTGGATTCGTGATATGGATAAATTCTTTGAGTGGCATAAATTGTCTGATAATAGAAAAGTTAGATTTGCTAAGATGAAACTCATTGATGAAGCCAAAGTTTATTGGAGAGATGTTGAGGATTGTTTAGAGATGAGAGGTAAACCTCCTATAACTGAttggatcaaaatgaaacaTAAACTTCAGGAGAAGTACCTACCCCAGTCTTATAGGAATAAACTCTTAGACCAATGGAACAATCTAAGACAAGGGAATAAATCTATCAATGAGTATATGACGCAGTTTAACGATTACATGATTAGATGTGCCATAAAAGAGAATGAAGCCATGACTTTGCGTAGATTTTGTAGAGGCTTAGATGATGATCTTAGAAGAGAAATTGTATTTCAAGGTGTATCTACCCTTGACCAGGCTTATACCTTAGTTAAAGACTACAAGTTGGTCACAAAGAATCAGTGGAAGAATCATCAGGACTCTTATAGCATCCCTACTAGGTCCCAATTCAGAAACAGTGATTCTTTGTTAGGTGCTCCACCCCATAGACCTAATCCTAGTAGCACCAAACTTTGTAAGAAAGATAAAGGTAAAAGAGTTGTCAATGAAGTGTCTAAGGTGAGTTCAAAGGTTAAGTGTACTAATTGTTTAGGTTTTGGTCATATCTCCTTAGATTGCACCTCTAAACCCTTAGTCATCCAAAAACATAAGGATATAGGTAAAGAGGAATATTGTAGTGTTGAAGTGTATGAGCCTAATCTTGAGGATTTTAGTGACCTGGATGACGAGGATGTGCAAAAAGAGGGACTTAACACAATGAGTCCACATGAGCTTGAGACTGAGGTTAAAAAAGAGTCTGATATGTCTGCTTCAATGGTAGAGGAAGTTTTAGGGAACTCTTCAGTGGAATCGCCTGTAGAGATACGTATGGTCTTAGAAGAGTCTCATGATATTAGTCCTCCTAAACTACCTGATTCCTCATCCCACATTCTTGGTGTCCAGCACATCATAAGTTTAGAGCAACATATTGAGCTTTTTGACCCCTTACCACATGCACgtgatgaggaagatgaagataaTCCTAGTTTACTTGATCGTGTTCATACCATATCTACACAGGTTTCAAACAATGTTTGTCACATTTCACACCCTCAATCATTTAGTGTTCATAGTTACAAACCTGAGAAGCCTATAGAACACCCTCCCATATCTCCTCACGATAGGATGTTTAAGTCAGCTGAGTCATTACCATGTAGGGTTCATAATTTGCATATTGAGATCATGAAACAAATTCAAGCAAGTAATGAACAATACAAATTTCGAGCTGATTTACTTGAATATCATGATGCACTTACTGTTGGAGATTATTTCATGATACAGATTAGACCTGAACGGTATCCTTTGGAAACCGATCATAAATTGCAAGTAAGTAGTGTTAGACCATTCAAAGTGTTGcaaatgattaaatcaaataattatgtcattaaattgccattaaactttgatattagCTCTACTTTTAACGTGAAAGATCTCAGTATTTATAAAATACAGCATATCCCTGATGCTCCTTTTGATACCCCTACCTCTTTATCCATATCTTTGGCACAAAAGGAATATATTAATGCTACTTTGAATGCACAAGTTCTTTTTACCAGGGTTGATGAACTTCAGCAAATCCTAGTATATGGGCTCAACGACCAGATTCAGACTGTACTTGGATTATCAGAGAGACATCATAACAGCTTGATCCTTATCTTTGAGAGCATTATCGGAGCTGCCTTGACCTATACTCGACAGGGTCGAGTTCTTCCAACCCCGGGAGAATTGATGGGGACATCGAACCGGAAACATTGGTTATGCGCGCGTATAATTATAGACGATGGAGGATAGCCCAAACCATTGAGAAATTGGACTTTAGCTTATGTTTTGGGCTTAATTCATATGGacttttagttaaggtttatgaatttggttttatttgttgggttggatttaattattgttggatattttatttaatgggtCATAAGCCCAATTGCTTattctagttagggttttagtaTAAATACCCTACTTTTCTAAATGTAAGGACAACtattgatgattaatgaaaattgcAGATTTTTGCATCTCCCTactcttctctcctctcttctttggctctcttct
Coding sequences within it:
- the LOC133669873 gene encoding uncharacterized protein LOC133669873, whose product is MGREKEDGGVLEEIELFLEGKGEKSFGETIRPTSASKAVSEVQTLCVVETLLIMLSRGDSHSSLCHLCVEAAMKKLADPGNTDFDKHLAEHKATLDKLNKQYFDNLKELDALKRRGKELDELEKVARSKSLFGAPINELSFHELEMLRKSLEEIKENILKQIEKISADNENPTSSSSANIAGVINPSVSSTARGSSSADVNDHDDGHGH
- the LOC133670056 gene encoding uncharacterized protein LOC133670056, which produces MFKRIEPQESFRIRHSKTNEYHKNNHYGQVHSERHQYDYHLGYSKYDDFDERVLSPNKIEAPTFDGRHDLWIFDMWIRDMDKFFEWHKLSDNRKVRFAKMKLIDEAKVYWRDVEDCLEMRGKPPITDWIKMKHKLQEKYLPQSYRNKLLDQWNNLRQGNKSINEYMTQFNDYMIRCAIKENEAMTLRRFCRGLDDDLRREIVFQGVSTLDQAYTLVKDYKLVTKNQWKNHQDSYSIPTRSQFRNSDSLLGAPPHRPNPSSTKLCKKDKGKRVVNEVSKVSSKVKCTNCLGFGHISLDCTSKPLVIQKHKDIGKEEYCSVEVYEPNLEDFSDLDDEDVQKEGLNTMSPHELETEVKKESDMSASMVEEVLGNSSVESPVEIRMVLEESHDISPPKLPDSSSHILGVQHIISLEQHIELFDPLPHARDEEDEDNPSLLDRVHTISTQVSNNVCHISHPQSFSVHSYKPEKPIEHPPISPHDRMFKSAESLPCRVHNLHIEIMKQIQASNEQYKFRADLLEYHDALTVGDYFMIQIRPERYPLETDHKLQVSSVRPFKVLQMIKSNNYVIKLPLNFDISSTFNVKDLSIYKIQHIPDAPFDTPTSLSISLAQKEYINATLNAQVLFTRVDELQQILVYGLNDQIQTVLGLSERHHNSLILIFESIIGAALTYTRQGRVLPTPGELMGTSNRKHWLCARIIIDDGG